From the genome of Glycine max cultivar Williams 82 chromosome 2, Glycine_max_v4.0, whole genome shotgun sequence, one region includes:
- the LOC100778613 gene encoding serotonin N-acetyltransferase 2, chloroplastic, translating to MLLRGAISTPLPPSLRLRASPAARRTVAVASSSPSGGGDYPLSVSDTALESRGFSLRRGAEGLDLELLNSVFAAVGFPRRDPEKIRVALEHTEAVLWVEHRKTRRPVAFARATGDGVFNAIIWDVVVDPSFQGIGLGKAVIERLLRELRGKGISNIALYSEPRVLGFYRPLGFVADPDGIRGMVYSRKQKKK from the coding sequence atgctcTTACGTGGCGCCATCTCCACCCCTCTCCCGCCCTCCCTCCGCCTCCGCGCATCACCCGCCGCGCGCAGAACCGTCGCCGTCGCTTCCTCCTCCCCCAGCGGCGGCGGCGATTACCCGCTCTCGGTCTCCGACACGGCGCTGGAGTCGCGCGGCTTCTCGCTCCGGCGTGGCGCGGAGGGGCTGGACCTGGAGTTGCTCAACTCCGTGTTCGCGGCGGTGGGGTTCCCGCGGCGGGACCCGGAGAAGATCCGCGTGGCGCTGGAGCACACGGAGGCGGTGCTGTGGGTGGAGCACCGCAAGACGCGGCGGCCGGTGGCGTTCGCGAGGGCCACCGGCGACGGCGTCTTCAACGCCATCATATGGGACGTCGTGGTGGACCCCTCCTTCCAGGGGATCGGGCTTGGGAAGGCCGTTATCGAGAGGCTGCTCAGGGAGCTTCGGGGAAAGGGAATTTCCAATATTGCCCTCTATTCGGAGCCTCGCGTTTTGGGCTTTTATCGTCCTTTGGGATTTGTTGCTGACCCGGATGGGATCAGGGGAATGGTGTACTCcaggaaacaaaagaaaaaatag